Proteins from a genomic interval of Thermodesulfobacteriota bacterium:
- a CDS encoding SemiSWEET family transporter: protein MRRNYLNKSTAGISLFMMVMLFFAFLSWVGYGWVKSPPDWYIIGFNVPVVCSVSVILCQFWIYR, encoded by the coding sequence GTGCGCAGGAATTACCTGAACAAATCCACGGCAGGAATATCTCTTTTCATGATGGTTATGCTCTTCTTCGCGTTTTTGAGCTGGGTGGGGTATGGATGGGTAAAATCACCGCCTGATTGGTACATCATCGGCTTTAATGTCCCGGTAGTATGCTCGGTCTCCGTCATCTTGTGCCAGTTCTGGATTTACCGTT